One window of Pirellulales bacterium genomic DNA carries:
- a CDS encoding PspA/IM30 family protein, translating to MLFVEYFLLRLLLWGGLLAALVALAVGPRKLWRGVKRLWSVAFRKRLDPEEILTQIVLQHERHVKAVRDALVQAEVADQAIRNNLRQSEEHVATLETEAKRFATAGDELGARAALYKINLERSAIESFREQLDRHNGMVAESRRRLYMLELQLRQYQVGRNILLSQLAQAEKVEEQYAIARRFDPFNAVANWQKAEGLVQEKSLNARAIERVYVDTSELAATGPPSAVDPVMLDAQLAELRAQLANVNQINHKTPLDSEDNIDPKGRHDGASLTDRDSKPSQEEKRA from the coding sequence ATGCTGTTCGTGGAGTATTTCTTGCTGCGACTCCTGCTGTGGGGAGGCCTATTGGCGGCGCTCGTGGCGCTGGCGGTCGGTCCGCGCAAGCTGTGGCGCGGCGTCAAACGGCTGTGGAGCGTCGCCTTTCGCAAGCGATTGGATCCGGAAGAGATCCTCACGCAAATCGTGCTGCAACACGAACGTCACGTAAAAGCGGTGCGTGACGCGCTGGTGCAAGCTGAAGTTGCCGACCAGGCGATTCGCAATAACCTGCGGCAGAGCGAAGAACATGTCGCGACACTAGAGACCGAGGCTAAGCGGTTCGCGACGGCGGGTGATGAACTAGGGGCGCGGGCGGCGCTCTATAAAATCAACCTCGAGCGGTCGGCCATCGAAAGCTTTCGTGAGCAGCTTGATCGCCATAACGGCATGGTCGCCGAATCTCGCCGCAGGTTGTACATGCTGGAACTGCAATTGCGTCAGTACCAGGTAGGCCGGAACATTTTACTCAGTCAATTAGCCCAGGCCGAGAAGGTGGAAGAACAGTACGCGATTGCGCGTCGCTTCGATCCTTTCAACGCTGTGGCAAACTGGCAGAAGGCCGAAGGACTCGTTCAGGAGAAATCGCTTAACGCTCGGGCGATCGAACGAGTCTATGTCGACACGTCCGAATTGGCAGCAACCGGCCCCCCTTCGGCAGTCGACCCCGTCATGCTCGACGCACAATTGGCGGAACTGCGCGCACAACTGGCGAATGTTAATCAAATCAACCACAAGACGCCGCTGGACTCAGAGGACAACATCGATCCAAAGGGTCGGCATGACGGCGCTTCGCTGACCGATCGGGATTCCAAGCCATCCCAGGAAGAGAAACGGGCATGA
- a CDS encoding PEP-CTERM sorting domain-containing protein, which produces MSTKASILNYSSTIVVIPAPANVTPGNLESDKRIRVFAEQQHLTLAHDLAVDITVPGTSPAGGVPNLSIGSIAAGTLVDSYLLHFDDAGTPGDPVHITGSIAFSDDILGIIVLAQSLDGTDAYPGLTTTIYPFGDAARGLELHDGNGSDSITFSTDLHTIALDFHNIKNTDEVRVITASTVPEPSTFALTVVAGLGLFLWLRRRSL; this is translated from the coding sequence ATGTCGACCAAAGCTTCAATCCTGAATTACAGTTCGACAATTGTTGTCATACCCGCTCCTGCGAACGTGACGCCCGGAAACCTTGAGAGCGACAAGCGAATCCGTGTGTTCGCGGAGCAACAACATCTCACGCTCGCCCATGACCTGGCCGTCGACATTACCGTGCCTGGTACGTCGCCCGCCGGAGGTGTACCGAATCTAAGTATCGGTTCAATCGCCGCTGGTACGCTGGTCGACAGCTATCTTTTGCACTTCGACGATGCAGGCACTCCGGGCGACCCGGTTCACATTACCGGATCGATTGCGTTCAGTGACGATATTCTCGGCATCATTGTGCTTGCGCAATCGCTTGATGGCACTGACGCCTACCCTGGCTTAACCACCACGATCTATCCCTTTGGCGATGCGGCACGGGGATTAGAGCTTCACGACGGCAACGGCTCCGACAGCATCACATTCAGCACCGATTTGCATACGATCGCACTCGATTTTCACAATATCAAGAACACCGACGAAGTGCGGGTAATCACGGCCTCCACGGTGCCCGAGCCTTCGACATTCGCTCTGACCGTGGTTGCCGGACTGGGACTATTTCTTTGGTTGCGGCGGCGTTCGTTGTAA